The nucleotide window TGAAACTTGAATATGATAAATTCCTGCACTTAATCCGGTATGTTTCGAGCCTTCGGAACCATCGCCCCAGTTATAAACATAAGGAGAAACCCCGCCTGCAGGCGTGATGGTAATGGTTCCGTCATTACCTGGATTGCAAGTCATATCGGTACTCCAAGAGCTTACTTTCATACTGTCCGGTTGTTGTAAAAGGAAAGTGTCCCTGACGCTGCAATTATTCAGATCATTAACAACAACTGAATATGCACCGGCAGTAAGTTTATCCTGCAAGGAATCACCATTTACAAGGCCAGAACCGCCATTTGTCTGCCAATCATAAATATATTCAGGCGTTCCTCCGGTAGCATTAAGATGCACGCTACCACTATTATAACCCTGACAGTTGATTGCATAACCCGAATAATCTGAAATTACAGGATTCAACTTCAATTTTTGAGGTTCTGTCAGGTTAAAAGTCCAATTCTTAGTACAACGGCCACCATAGGTCAGAGTAAGATTATATTGCCCTGCAATAAGTCTATCCTGGTTTTGTTCATTGGGTTTTAAAGCTGCATTTCCCGGGCCTGTCCAGGAATATGTATATGTTCCAAAGCCCCCGGAAGGTGAAAGGTGCACAAAGCCATCCTCCTGCCCTGCACAGGATATCTGTCTTCCATGGTAATCCGAAATTTGATTATTCAATATCAATGAATCAGGCTGATGTAAGGATATGGTATCAATTACTGAACATTTTGCAGTATCAATCATCTTAATATAGAAAATTCCTGCCGGAAGATTAGTCTTTGTTGTTGTCCCGGTTATAAAGGATGTATCCGAATTATCTGCCCATTCATATTTATACTGATTCCCCCGTCCTCCACGGATCTGACTCAGCTTAATAAAACCGTCAGTACTGCCGTAGCAGCTGATGTTATATGGGGGATAATATGAGGTATCAATGGTTGCAGATATTTTAAAAGGCTGTTTAATGCTGTCACCAAATTCATAATAACAACCATCTGAATTGGTTACCTTCAATTTGTAAAATCCGGCTCTAAGTTGTTCTATATTCCGCCGGCTGGATGAATACCCCTCAGGCCCTGTCCATGAATAAGAAACAATAGTACTTCCTCCCCCAAAAACAGGGCTGAATGTCCCATTGTTACCACCGAAACAGGTAACAGGCGTAGGATTCAGGGCACTGGTTACATCCGCAGGGCTGGTAAATTTCATGGAATAAGTACTGACACATTTATTTGTATCAACAGCTGTTAGCGTATAAGGCCCTTCAGGTAAATTATAAATGGTATAAACATTGCCCCAGGAAGTGTGGTTAGGACCTGCCCAAGAAAGACGGTAAGCAGGCGTCCCTCCGTTGACCTTTGCCCGGAGCGCACCATCACTGTGGGCCGCACAACTAATATCCTTTTGTCTGACTATTTCCGTAACAAGGGCAGGTGGTTGCTTCAATCTGATGGTATCCTGGTTTTTGCACCCTATATTGTCTGTAACCATCGCCGTATAAAG belongs to Bacteroidota bacterium and includes:
- a CDS encoding SprB repeat-containing protein, yielding AVWVNPKSRLRVEIPDTIFCDSSRIVFNLHTLNGKVLGNKAYNLRKSYDTDSIHSTLEAKDYGINNPATLSDTLINKTASYQVIRYTFTPYIEDSRPGYGAHRCYQDKDTSIVVYVNPLPSMKVEAQDTLCNETAVKFNISSRNGSVKGDKMYYLTTLQPDSMSGSKITGTYPVGNFTDTLINHSPHLKTVAYHFIAQIKDNRPGHNDFCLIGRDTTLNLRVNPTPGISSWAIRDSVCFQEGSILHVSTPNTNTGQWAYDVHSSSSDLNVTGFRQATDTSVFSFTDSIRNNSDTVQYVYYQFVPSILHPSSKIVSCESGIADTTVVMVAPKIVLALRKDTVIGGWSVSCNGSTNGKIHLGARGGYHPAGYLYSWSRSTTGSDGFNVSSQNQSNVRSGLYTAMVTDNIGCKNQDTIRLKQPPALVTEIVRQKDISCAAHSDGALRAKVNGGTPAYRLSWAGPNHTSWGNVYTIYNLPEGPYTLTAVDTNKCVSTYSMKFTSPADVTSALNPTPVTCFGGNNGTFSPVFGGGSTIVSYSWTGPEGYSSSRRNIEQLRAGFYKLKVTNSDGCYYEFGDSIKQPFKISATIDTSYYPPYNISCYGSTDGFIKLSQIRGGRGNQYKYEWADNSDTSFITGTTTKTNLPAGIFYIKMIDTAKCSVIDTISLHQPDSLILNNQISDYHGRQISCAGQEDGFVHLSPSGGFGTYTYSWTGPGNAALKPNEQNQDRLIAGQYNLTLTYGGRCTKNWTFNLTEPQKLKLNPVISDYSGYAINCQGYNSGSVHLNATGGTPEYIYDWQTNGGSGLVNGDSLQDKLTAGAYSVVVNDLNNCSVRDTFLLQQPDSMKVSSWSTDMTCNPGNDGTITITPAGGVSPYVYNWGDGSEGSKHTGLSAGIYHIQVS